In Quercus robur chromosome 11, dhQueRobu3.1, whole genome shotgun sequence, the following proteins share a genomic window:
- the LOC126705019 gene encoding uncharacterized protein LOC126705019, producing MGKGKAKIVPQERRDFRSDRFNNSNRLRRDYAEQSGSTGAQAVHAVFREPLHKILEKVKCEPFFQWPNRMAGDPSKRNQNLYCAYHQEPGHTTDDCKNLKNHLDRLVREGKLRHLLRHPEGWQEQSNIETRQSTLRPPIGTINVILATPGRTGSSPLRVMSVGKFPTEPDDRESKRARVIATPLIGFSEEDKQGTLQPHDDALVVTLRIGGYDVKRVLVDQGSTVEVMYPDLYKGLNLKPEDLSPYDSPLVSFEGKTVTPKGIIRLPVQTDSDVVEVNFIMVDVYSPYTAIVARPWLHALGAVPSTLHQEVKYLSRGQVKEIIGNQGMARQCMVSAISQRPNSEPSTSAENGL from the coding sequence ATGGGGAAGGGTAAGGCGAAgattgtccctcaggagaggagggacttcaggtcggaccgctttaACAATAGTAACAGGCTGAGAAGAGACTATGCGGAACAGTCTGGATCCACTGGGGCTCAGGCAGTCCATGCTGTGTTTCGAGAACCATTACACAAGATCCTAGAGAAGGTGAAGTGTGAACCTTTCTTTCAATGGCCGAACAGGATGGCAGGTGACCCCTCGAAACGTAATCAGAATCTGTATTGCGCTTACCACCAAGAGCCAGGTCACACCACTGATGATTGCAAGAATCTGAAAAACCATTTGGACCGGcttgtccgagaagggaagttgaggCATCTGTTGCGCCACCCTGAAGGATGGCAGGAACAGTCAAATATTGAAACCAGACAAAGTAcattgaggccacccattggcacaataaatgtcattcttgccacACCTGGAAGGACCGGTTCCAGCCCTTTGagagtaatgtcagtgggcAAGTTCCCGACTGAGCCGGACGACAGGGAATCCAAGAGAGCCAGAGTGATTGCCACGCCCTTAATCGGGTTCTCGGAGGAGGACAAACAAGGAACCCTTCAACCCCACGATGATGCCCTAGTTGTTACGCTCAGAATTGGAGGTTATGACGTaaaaagggtgttagttgatcaaggCAGCACCGTGGAAgtaatgtaccctgacttgTATAAAGGGTTGAACTTGAAGCCAGAAGACCTGTCGCCATATGATTCCCCTCTGGTCAGCTTTGAAGGAAAAACCGTCACCCCGAAAGGCATAATTAGgctgcctgtgcaaacagactcagACGTGGTGGAGGTGAACTTCATTATGGTAGAtgtgtactccccctacacagctatCGTGGCCCGACCgtggcttcatgcactaggggctgtgCCATCAACCTTGCACCAAGAAGTGAAGTATCTGTCAAGAGGTCAAGTCAAAGAAATAATAGGGAACCAAGGAatggctaggcaatgcatggtgtcggcaatCTCACAACGACCAAATAGTGAACCTTCCACCTCAGCCGAGAAcggcttatag